A stretch of the Psychroserpens sp. Hel_I_66 genome encodes the following:
- a CDS encoding T9SS type A sorting domain-containing protein has product MKTSLFLKAITILFFQFYFYDTSAQITTDQLLENTYKLYDYQRQYNGVYRDSKIINGTDYHPSSAANTGVGLISLCIAEEAGYINFGRDLAAQTLRTMLGYTAGFNPDRNSKGFYRHFLEIDNGQQAWNSEYSTIDTALLAAGALFAKKYFNDAEISALADELFLSVEWSAAISNPSTGAIWRELQPNGAGQGTSALPFNEYIIVAYFAMKSEGNSGGVGTSAWNVWQQLNNFANANYWGYDLLADSNNVNAFQSDFTVQFPYYLMFWAHNSTLYKTYMSNMASADKFYYGQIAGMYPNLNAYEWGLGAGNSPATFNGNFYTPYGYNADHINNHPARIVSPHIVAGYIPIQASARNDLQQMMNGTKGIYTLGTGEKLLWRYSLDEVNWNSDQIQGIDYSTMLYGLAANKFGTNFFTTNNNYDFPTPNFSSTNSCVTGVQAYYGPVLGTTGSYNGSSSTRDKPFDSNNNTFFDGPNGNNQWVGMDLLSNQNITCIRFRPRNNFGYRMRGGKFQISNNANFSNPTTIYTIPSNANLNFQNYFISTGSTNGVSARYIRYLSPNNGWGNIAEMRVYRSSETNRNSNIKLEDQPKVVNHIDNLTLSPNPASKEIQLDFYLENESDIEYRIYNTMGREIQSLSKNHIETGEINQKLNIENLAEGIYFIHLKTKNKVLIKRFIVAKE; this is encoded by the coding sequence ATGAAGACATCTTTATTTCTCAAAGCCATAACTATATTGTTTTTTCAGTTTTATTTTTATGATACATCTGCTCAAATAACAACAGATCAACTTTTAGAAAACACCTATAAATTATATGATTACCAAAGGCAATACAATGGTGTTTATCGTGACTCAAAAATAATCAACGGGACAGATTATCATCCAAGTTCAGCAGCAAATACAGGAGTCGGTTTGATTTCTTTATGTATAGCAGAAGAAGCTGGTTATATTAATTTTGGAAGAGATTTAGCTGCTCAAACATTACGAACAATGTTAGGCTATACTGCTGGGTTTAATCCTGATAGAAACAGCAAAGGGTTTTATAGACATTTCCTAGAAATAGATAATGGACAACAGGCTTGGAATTCAGAATATAGTACTATCGATACTGCATTATTAGCTGCAGGTGCCCTATTTGCTAAAAAATATTTTAATGATGCTGAAATTTCTGCACTGGCAGATGAGTTATTTTTATCTGTAGAATGGTCTGCAGCAATAAGCAATCCCTCTACAGGTGCTATATGGAGAGAGCTCCAGCCTAATGGAGCTGGCCAAGGTACAAGTGCATTACCATTTAATGAATATATAATCGTTGCCTATTTTGCAATGAAATCTGAAGGTAATTCGGGAGGTGTAGGCACTTCAGCCTGGAATGTTTGGCAACAACTAAATAATTTTGCGAATGCAAATTATTGGGGCTATGATCTTTTAGCCGATAGTAACAATGTAAATGCATTTCAATCTGACTTTACCGTTCAATTTCCTTATTACCTTATGTTTTGGGCTCATAACAGCACCTTATATAAAACGTATATGTCTAATATGGCATCTGCAGATAAGTTTTATTATGGCCAAATAGCTGGAATGTATCCAAACTTGAATGCTTATGAATGGGGATTGGGAGCAGGAAATTCTCCAGCAACATTTAATGGTAATTTTTACACGCCATATGGTTACAATGCAGATCATATTAATAATCACCCAGCACGCATTGTGTCGCCTCATATAGTGGCTGGTTACATTCCTATACAGGCAAGTGCAAGAAATGACCTTCAACAAATGATGAATGGAACAAAGGGTATCTATACTTTAGGAACTGGAGAAAAATTGCTATGGAGATACAGTCTGGATGAGGTAAACTGGAATTCAGATCAAATTCAAGGCATTGATTATTCAACAATGCTCTATGGTCTGGCTGCAAATAAGTTTGGGACCAACTTTTTTACAACGAACAATAATTACGATTTCCCGACACCAAATTTTAGTAGTACTAATTCCTGCGTCACAGGTGTTCAGGCCTATTATGGACCTGTTTTAGGAACTACGGGTTCTTATAATGGCTCTTCATCAACCAGGGACAAGCCATTTGACAGTAATAATAACACCTTTTTTGATGGTCCAAATGGAAATAACCAATGGGTTGGCATGGATTTATTAAGCAATCAAAACATCACATGTATTCGATTTAGACCACGTAATAATTTTGGGTACAGAATGCGTGGTGGTAAATTTCAAATAAGCAATAATGCTAATTTTAGTAATCCAACGACAATCTATACGATTCCCTCGAATGCTAATTTAAATTTTCAGAATTACTTTATTTCTACTGGAAGCACAAACGGAGTTTCTGCAAGATATATACGTTACCTTTCTCCAAATAACGGTTGGGGAAACATAGCTGAAATGAGGGTTTATAGATCTTCGGAAACAAATAGGAACTCAAATATCAAATTAGAAGACCAACCAAAGGTTGTTAATCATATTGACAATTTAACGTTAAGCCCTAATCCAGCCTCTAAGGAGATTCAATTGGATTTCTATCTTGAAAATGAGAGCGATATAGAATATCGAATTTATAATACAATGGGTAGAGAAATCCAATCTCTTTCAAAAAATCACATTGAAACTGGAGAAATTAACCAAAAATTAAATATTGAAAATTTAGCTGAAGGCATTTACTTTATTCATTTAAAAACCAAGAATAAAGTTTTGATTAAGAGATTTATTGTAGCTAAAGAATAG
- a CDS encoding LamG-like jellyroll fold domain-containing protein: MNISTFIRKKYALLVICIMTFGISNSQIIIDSYDFDFNFQGWTDTGTYAGRTTSGTYRCSNAGAIFIQYDFDDDISSRIESPTIDLTSYNEIVFSFCLTSLNLDNGDGFDLQYFNGSNWSTIETYRRGTDFANSDGTNYSFSYTLDSSTHIFSTNSAFRFIGQMSETNEYSVFDDISIIAQGCGETINSFPYTEGFETGIGDWTQDINDDNDWTRQSGGTPSGNTGPSSANEGNFYMFTEASSPNFNNTFNLVSPCFDLNAETSANFSFYYHMFGSEMGDLFLEISTDSGSTFPTVLWSQTAGQVQTDDTDAWIQEVVNLDAYVGQTVNLRFRGETSDFYQSDMAIDDLSFFTAPKPEIEITGNSITISDGDTTPNFADNTDFGNVNVATGTNSNSFTISNSGSENLILTGANPYVVISGANAGDFILTSAPSSPIAANNTSSFTITFDPSANGFRTATVSIANNDSDEDPYNFTISGNGGSSTVCITSISSFPHVESFESVISSWTQDLNVIVDDFNWSRTNLNTPSGNTGPSRAKDGNFYYFTEATSNFNNVSNLTSPCYDLSSARNPRFTFFHHMFGEDMGTLTLELSLNGGADYNTVLWTNTGQVQNNTVSAWIPISIDLKDYIGQTIKFRFQGTTGNNYASDMSIDNLVLSDRPDPTTAPGGVISGLSTWLKADAGLSVSDGGIVSQWLDQGLGSDVRVHTPGQEPTFRDNINKNVNFNPVVEFDNNFVNSQFDTQFRYDDTSKQFLGGDFGYYTEEVFVVIIPDDTVVNSTFGSMYIICGDSDSELNAVDTTGMAFGNLTGRFSNEIICYAHDTYDNNPDDGYGVAEIGTGSTYDNVGILNTRANTSSTLQELFYNANNIGTTQNDIAEYLESDDTRFWLGRTEGSKATINARIAEVITYSSRKSDNDLTQERNKIQSYLAIKYGITLGTNGISQDYVNSDGNVIWDESSNVGYNHDIAGIGRDDASELNQKQSRSVNNGNDGIGRTQGLITMGLNEIYTTNNEHVSSNATTFDNKNFLVWGNNGVNLNLPATEVAVNMSSGITPSLSTDVSFVAMQRIWKVVETGGDIPSVKIRIPQDAVRNITPPGNFYMFISSTGVFDPTADYRIMTSDGNGNLETDYDFDGTKYITFGYAPRVEVTRSIYFDGVNDYVDMENALNLDPTGFTISAWIKRDAADSGTKSIISKRDVAFNNGYDFRILNDNRVQLRWVNGGFQTNTTNVSIPDDEWHHVAAIYDGSQSFLYIDGVLDSQRNRVPPIDTDESFYIGAAAKNSPTQHFRGNIDEVRVWDIDLTPEQLRFIMNQEIENNSNFVAGKVLPTTITKNDVATIPWSQLAGYYPMSVYTYTNTEDASGNSNQGALRNLNTVDRQTAPLPYVSQSNGDWSNTDTWLNGNTQALANSLSIVDNSTPIDWNIVSMSHDITVDTQPVLGRERQVLGLYVNSGTLTIDGDNTDATAGNGFTVSHYLKLDGKIDLEGQSQLVQTLGSDLDPTSSGSLEKDQQGTADVFTYNYWSSPVGETNTTTNNNSYSVTDVMFDGVNPINFINTGYNGSDGGIITIADYWIWKFANQLDDDYSAWQHVRRNGTLLTGEGFTMKGPGSGAISDRQNYVFLGKPNNGDITLTLNAGNDYLVGNPYPSAIDANTFITDNGPTLEGEGANPLISGTLYFWEHWGGGSHNLADYQGGYATYNFSGGVAAPSLGTNDPDVGTGGVPTKVPGRFIPVSQGFFVVGENTGTIKFNNGQRDFKREKTTGADDSVFIRSADTSSGTQDENEIVDERMRFRIGFNSINTIHRQLLLTIDDATTTGYDWAYDAKIYDNQMDDLYWLIDNEKYTIQGSNEVEPQTVYPLGINTEDDGLNTITIDKLENVPDNINIFIHDLENDTYHNLREGDFEFFLPAGEYLDRFTLTFSNASENSLGVDDFELNSIDAFYNIESESIALYNPNFIDVKSIALYNLIGQEITKIENISESDYSEYQVKNLSTGTYIIKINTLSGLISKKVLVK, translated from the coding sequence ATGAATATTTCTACTTTTATTAGGAAAAAGTATGCCCTATTAGTTATTTGTATAATGACCTTTGGCATATCGAACTCACAAATTATTATCGATTCTTACGATTTTGACTTTAACTTTCAAGGTTGGACAGACACTGGCACTTATGCAGGAAGAACAACTAGTGGCACCTATAGATGCTCTAACGCTGGAGCAATTTTTATACAATACGATTTTGATGATGATATTTCAAGTAGAATTGAATCTCCTACAATAGACTTAACAAGTTATAATGAAATTGTATTCTCATTTTGTTTAACATCGCTAAATTTAGATAATGGTGATGGCTTTGATTTGCAATATTTTAACGGTTCTAACTGGAGCACAATTGAAACTTACAGAAGAGGAACGGACTTTGCAAATAGCGATGGTACAAATTATTCATTTTCATATACGTTAGATAGTTCTACTCATATATTTTCTACAAACTCAGCTTTTCGTTTCATTGGTCAAATGAGTGAGACTAATGAGTATTCTGTTTTTGATGATATATCAATAATTGCTCAAGGTTGTGGAGAAACTATAAATAGTTTTCCGTATACCGAAGGTTTTGAAACAGGTATTGGCGATTGGACTCAGGATATAAATGATGATAATGATTGGACAAGACAATCTGGTGGAACACCTAGTGGAAATACCGGTCCTTCCTCTGCCAACGAAGGCAACTTCTATATGTTTACTGAGGCGAGTAGCCCAAACTTTAACAATACATTTAATCTAGTAAGTCCATGTTTTGACCTAAACGCAGAAACAAGTGCAAACTTTTCGTTTTACTATCATATGTTTGGATCTGAAATGGGAGATTTGTTTTTAGAAATCAGTACAGATAGTGGGTCCACCTTTCCTACGGTTTTATGGTCTCAAACTGCAGGTCAAGTTCAAACAGATGATACGGATGCGTGGATTCAAGAAGTTGTTAATTTAGATGCCTATGTAGGTCAAACCGTAAACTTACGTTTTAGAGGGGAAACTTCAGATTTTTATCAAAGTGATATGGCAATTGATGATTTGTCTTTTTTCACTGCTCCTAAACCTGAAATTGAAATTACTGGTAACTCAATTACTATTTCAGACGGTGATACAACACCAAATTTCGCAGATAATACAGATTTTGGAAACGTAAATGTTGCAACTGGAACGAATTCAAATAGTTTTACAATAAGTAATAGTGGAAGTGAAAATTTAATTCTAACAGGTGCTAATCCATATGTAGTAATAAGTGGTGCCAATGCTGGTGATTTTATTTTAACATCTGCTCCGTCTTCACCAATCGCTGCAAACAACACCTCTTCTTTTACAATAACATTTGACCCAAGTGCAAACGGTTTTAGAACTGCGACTGTGAGCATTGCAAATAATGACAGTGATGAAGACCCTTATAATTTTACTATTTCTGGAAATGGAGGATCATCAACTGTTTGTATAACTTCTATTTCATCATTCCCACATGTAGAGAGCTTTGAATCTGTTATTTCGTCATGGACTCAAGATTTAAATGTTATCGTTGATGACTTTAACTGGTCAAGAACCAATTTGAATACCCCAAGTGGAAACACTGGTCCTAGCAGAGCTAAAGATGGTAATTTCTATTATTTTACAGAAGCTACAAGCAACTTTAATAATGTCTCAAATTTAACGAGTCCTTGTTATGACCTTTCCTCTGCTAGAAATCCAAGATTTACATTTTTTCATCATATGTTTGGAGAGGATATGGGGACACTAACCCTTGAACTCAGCTTAAACGGTGGTGCTGATTATAATACCGTCCTCTGGACAAATACAGGACAAGTACAAAACAACACTGTCTCAGCTTGGATACCAATTAGTATAGATCTCAAGGATTATATTGGTCAGACAATAAAATTTAGGTTCCAAGGTACTACTGGCAACAATTATGCGAGCGATATGTCAATAGATAATTTAGTACTTTCAGATCGACCTGATCCAACAACTGCTCCTGGTGGCGTAATATCTGGTTTGTCAACTTGGCTAAAAGCAGATGCTGGATTAAGTGTCTCTGATGGAGGAATTGTTAGCCAATGGCTAGATCAAGGACTTGGTAGCGATGTACGAGTTCATACCCCTGGACAAGAACCTACTTTTAGAGATAATATTAATAAAAATGTCAATTTTAATCCCGTTGTAGAGTTTGATAATAATTTTGTCAATTCTCAATTTGACACCCAATTTAGGTATGATGACACTTCGAAACAATTTTTAGGAGGCGACTTTGGATATTATACAGAAGAAGTGTTTGTAGTCATTATACCTGATGATACAGTTGTGAACAGCACATTTGGTTCGATGTATATTATTTGTGGTGACTCAGATTCTGAACTAAATGCTGTTGATACTACAGGTATGGCATTTGGCAACTTAACAGGTCGTTTTTCAAATGAAATTATATGTTATGCACATGACACCTATGACAATAATCCTGATGATGGATATGGTGTAGCAGAGATAGGCACTGGATCAACTTATGATAATGTTGGCATCTTAAACACAAGAGCTAATACTTCTAGTACCCTACAAGAGCTGTTTTATAACGCCAACAATATTGGTACTACACAAAATGATATTGCTGAATATTTAGAAAGTGATGATACCCGCTTTTGGCTAGGTAGAACTGAAGGAAGTAAAGCAACAATCAACGCAAGAATAGCAGAGGTGATTACTTATTCTAGTAGAAAATCAGACAATGATCTTACACAAGAACGCAATAAAATTCAATCATACTTAGCCATCAAATATGGAATCACATTAGGAACAAATGGAATTTCTCAGGATTACGTTAATAGCGATGGTAATGTCATTTGGGATGAATCTTCTAACGTTGGCTATAACCATGATATCGCAGGTATTGGACGTGATGATGCTTCTGAATTAAACCAAAAACAATCTAGAAGCGTAAACAATGGAAATGATGGAATAGGTCGTACTCAAGGACTAATTACAATGGGATTGAACGAAATTTACACCACCAATAACGAACACGTATCTTCAAATGCCACAACTTTTGACAATAAAAATTTCTTAGTCTGGGGAAATAATGGAGTAAATCTTAATCTTCCGGCAACAGAAGTAGCTGTAAACATGAGTTCAGGCATAACTCCATCACTTTCAACTGATGTGTCTTTTGTAGCTATGCAGCGTATCTGGAAAGTGGTTGAGACTGGAGGAGATATTCCTTCAGTAAAAATAAGAATCCCACAAGATGCTGTTAGAAACATTACACCTCCTGGTAACTTTTATATGTTCATATCTAGCACTGGTGTTTTTGATCCTACAGCAGATTACAGGATAATGACATCAGACGGTAACGGAAACCTAGAAACCGACTATGATTTCGACGGAACAAAATATATCACTTTTGGATATGCCCCAAGAGTAGAAGTAACACGATCAATATATTTTGACGGAGTTAATGATTATGTTGATATGGAGAATGCATTAAATCTTGATCCAACTGGATTTACTATTTCAGCTTGGATAAAAAGAGATGCTGCAGATAGTGGAACTAAATCAATAATTTCCAAAAGAGATGTTGCCTTCAACAATGGTTATGATTTTAGAATATTAAACGATAATAGAGTACAATTGAGATGGGTAAATGGTGGTTTCCAAACAAATACGACTAATGTAAGTATTCCTGATGATGAGTGGCATCATGTCGCTGCAATATATGATGGATCACAATCATTTCTCTATATTGATGGTGTTTTAGATAGTCAGCGTAATCGTGTCCCACCTATAGATACAGATGAGTCATTTTATATTGGTGCAGCAGCTAAAAACTCACCGACGCAACATTTCCGAGGAAATATAGATGAAGTAAGAGTTTGGGATATTGACTTAACTCCAGAACAGCTAAGATTTATAATGAATCAAGAAATTGAAAATAATTCTAATTTTGTAGCTGGTAAAGTATTACCAACAACGATCACTAAGAATGATGTGGCAACAATACCTTGGTCACAGCTTGCAGGATACTATCCAATGTCTGTTTATACCTACACAAATACTGAAGACGCTTCGGGTAACAGTAATCAAGGCGCTTTAAGAAATCTAAACACTGTTGACAGGCAAACCGCTCCATTACCTTACGTATCACAATCTAATGGTGATTGGTCAAATACCGATACTTGGTTAAATGGTAATACTCAAGCCTTAGCAAATTCATTATCAATCGTAGATAATTCTACTCCTATTGATTGGAACATTGTAAGCATGAGCCATGATATAACAGTAGACACTCAACCTGTATTAGGTCGAGAAAGACAAGTATTAGGACTCTATGTAAATTCTGGAACACTTACTATTGATGGTGATAATACAGATGCCACAGCTGGGAATGGTTTTACAGTTTCCCACTATTTGAAACTGGATGGCAAAATTGATTTAGAAGGTCAATCTCAACTTGTACAAACACTCGGTAGTGATTTAGATCCAACTTCTTCTGGCTCTCTTGAAAAAGACCAACAAGGTACAGCAGATGTTTTTACATATAATTATTGGTCTTCTCCTGTTGGAGAAACCAACACGACAACAAATAATAACTCATATTCTGTAACAGATGTCATGTTTGATGGTGTTAACCCTATTAACTTTATCAATACTGGTTATAATGGGTCTGATGGTGGAATCATAACAATTGCAGATTACTGGATTTGGAAATTCGCCAATCAATTAGATGACGACTACTCCGCTTGGCAACATGTGAGAAGAAACGGTACATTACTAACTGGTGAAGGATTCACAATGAAAGGTCCTGGCTCTGGGGCTATCTCAGACCGGCAGAATTATGTTTTCCTTGGAAAACCAAATAATGGAGATATAACCTTAACACTTAATGCAGGTAACGACTACCTGGTTGGTAACCCTTACCCTTCTGCAATTGATGCCAATACGTTTATTACAGATAATGGACCAACTTTAGAAGGTGAAGGAGCTAATCCTTTAATTAGCGGTACGCTTTACTTCTGGGAGCATTGGGGTGGCGGAAGTCACAACCTTGCAGATTACCAAGGTGGTTATGCGACCTATAACTTCTCTGGAGGTGTTGCTGCACCATCATTAGGCACAAACGATCCAGATGTTGGTACAGGTGGAGTACCTACCAAAGTACCTGGAAGATTTATACCAGTAAGTCAAGGATTCTTCGTAGTTGGAGAAAATACAGGAACCATTAAATTTAATAATGGTCAACGTGACTTTAAAAGAGAAAAAACAACAGGAGCAGATGACTCTGTGTTTATTAGAAGTGCAGACACCTCATCAGGCACTCAAGATGAAAATGAGATTGTTGACGAGCGTATGAGATTTAGAATTGGTTTTAATTCCATCAATACAATTCACAGACAATTGTTACTAACTATCGACGATGCGACTACAACTGGTTACGACTGGGCTTATGATGCTAAAATTTATGATAACCAAATGGATGATCTATATTGGTTGATCGATAATGAGAAGTACACCATTCAAGGTAGTAATGAAGTTGAGCCACAAACTGTATATCCTTTAGGCATTAATACAGAGGATGATGGTCTCAATACAATCACTATAGATAAGTTAGAAAATGTTCCAGATAATATCAATATCTTTATTCATGATCTAGAAAACGATACGTATCATAACCTAAGAGAAGGAGATTTCGAATTCTTCCTTCCTGCGGGAGAATATTTAGACAGGTTTACATTAACGTTCAGCAATGCAAGTGAAAATTCTCTTGGAGTAGATGATTTCGAATTAAATTCAATAGATGCATTCTATAACATAGAATCAGAGAGTATTGCCTTATATAACCCTAACTTTATCGATGTGAAGTCCATAGCTTTATATAATCTCATCGGACAAGAGATTACAAAAATTGAAAACATTTCAGAATCGGACTATTCTGAATACCAAGTTAAGAACCTTAGTACTGGAACTTACATTATTAAGATAAATACTTTAAGCGGTTTGATATCTAAAAAAGTTCTAGTCAAGTAA
- the hisS gene encoding histidine--tRNA ligase — MAQKPSIPKGTRDFNPQEVAKRNYIFNTIRSQFEIFGFQPIETPSFENSDTLMGKYGEEGDRLIFKILNSGDYLGKVNDDLYNSKDSNKITSSISEKALRYDLTVPFARYVVQHQNEIDFPFKRYQIQPVWRADRPQKGRFREFYQCDADVVGSDSLWQEVEFVQLYDSVFTALQLEGVTIKINNRKILSGIAEVIGAQDKLIDFTVALDKLDKIGEEKVKDEMRGKEISEEGITKLQPLFTLKGNFGNQIEELKTILNASEEGKKGIEELEFINKGIASLGLKTAKLQLDVTLARGLNYYTGAIFEVAAPDGVKMGSIGGGGRYDDLTGIFGLKDMSGVGISFGLDRIALVLEDLDLFPETITNTVKVLFINFGEAEAMASMKAIKALRENGVSAELFPDNKNTKKQFNYADKRDIPYVVLLGESEMNNNVYTLKNMKTGDQQEVSLEQLIASLS; from the coding sequence ATGGCACAAAAACCAAGCATACCAAAAGGAACGAGGGATTTTAATCCGCAGGAGGTCGCAAAGCGAAATTATATTTTTAATACGATACGGTCTCAGTTTGAGATTTTCGGATTTCAACCTATCGAGACACCAAGCTTTGAAAATTCAGATACCTTGATGGGTAAATATGGAGAAGAAGGTGATCGCTTGATCTTTAAGATTTTGAATAGTGGTGATTATTTGGGCAAAGTAAATGATGACTTATATAATTCAAAAGATTCTAATAAGATTACTTCTAGTATTTCAGAAAAAGCCCTTCGTTACGATCTAACAGTACCTTTTGCAAGATACGTGGTTCAACACCAAAACGAGATTGACTTCCCATTTAAGCGCTATCAAATTCAACCGGTTTGGCGAGCAGATCGTCCGCAAAAAGGGCGTTTTAGAGAATTTTACCAATGTGATGCCGATGTGGTTGGGAGTGATTCACTGTGGCAAGAAGTAGAGTTTGTTCAGCTTTATGATTCGGTTTTTACCGCTTTACAATTAGAAGGTGTTACGATAAAAATCAATAATCGTAAAATACTTTCGGGAATTGCAGAAGTGATTGGAGCTCAGGATAAGCTTATTGATTTTACTGTGGCTTTAGATAAGTTGGATAAAATAGGAGAGGAGAAGGTAAAGGACGAAATGCGAGGTAAGGAAATTTCCGAAGAAGGGATTACAAAACTGCAGCCATTGTTTACGCTTAAAGGTAACTTTGGAAATCAAATTGAAGAATTGAAAACAATTCTCAATGCTTCCGAAGAAGGAAAAAAAGGAATTGAAGAATTAGAGTTCATAAATAAAGGGATTGCAAGCTTAGGTTTAAAAACTGCAAAACTGCAACTGGATGTTACACTCGCTCGCGGACTCAATTATTACACAGGCGCTATTTTTGAAGTTGCTGCGCCAGATGGTGTAAAAATGGGATCGATTGGTGGAGGAGGTCGTTATGATGATCTCACAGGAATTTTTGGACTTAAGGATATGAGTGGTGTTGGGATTAGTTTTGGTCTCGATCGTATTGCTTTGGTACTTGAGGATTTAGATTTATTTCCAGAAACGATTACTAATACCGTTAAAGTATTATTCATCAATTTTGGTGAAGCAGAGGCTATGGCAAGCATGAAGGCCATTAAAGCGTTGCGGGAAAACGGAGTGAGCGCAGAGTTATTTCCAGACAATAAGAACACGAAAAAGCAATTTAATTATGCCGATAAGCGTGATATCCCGTATGTTGTTCTTTTGGGTGAATCTGAAATGAACAATAATGTGTACACGTTAAAGAACATGAAAACTGGAGATCAGCAAGAAGTCTCTTTAGAACAGTTGATCGCTAGTTTGAGTTAA
- a CDS encoding ABC transporter permease — MFSLVRENIRIAFDSIRSQLLRTILTILIIAIGITALVGILSAVSALENTISSDFSSMGANTFNLQRYDFTSQRRSNDEQKVNPVINYRQVKEFEEEYNFPFTNVSLSFQGTNSAEVKYENEKTDPEVQVFGVNENFISNSGLEVDAGRALNYFDVENSNSVCVIGSDLKKALLDDVNPINKTISIRGAKFKVIGVLKEKGSTFGNNQDLRVLMPLQKARTIFTNANINYSLSVKTDKKDMLEGAQDEAIVLFRNIRGLNPIEENNFGIERSDDLINRIGEITGVLSMAAWIISVITIFGSTIALFNMMLVSVSERTREIGVRKALGAKSGTIAFQFFIETIIIGQFGGILGILLGILLGYGFAYLAEFNFVIPWAAMIWASIITFIVAVVSGSYPAIKAAKLDPVESLRYE, encoded by the coding sequence ATGTTTTCATTAGTTAGAGAAAATATTCGCATTGCCTTTGATTCTATTAGAAGTCAACTGCTTCGCACGATACTTACCATTTTAATTATCGCTATTGGTATTACTGCCTTGGTTGGGATTTTAAGCGCTGTTTCTGCATTGGAAAATACGATTTCGAGTGATTTCTCGTCTATGGGAGCTAATACGTTTAATCTACAACGTTATGATTTTACGTCGCAACGTCGCTCAAACGATGAACAAAAAGTAAATCCTGTTATTAATTACAGGCAGGTAAAAGAATTTGAGGAGGAGTATAATTTTCCGTTTACCAATGTGTCGCTTTCTTTTCAAGGCACAAATTCCGCAGAAGTTAAATACGAGAATGAAAAGACAGATCCCGAAGTTCAGGTTTTTGGCGTTAATGAGAATTTTATTTCAAATTCTGGATTGGAAGTAGACGCAGGACGTGCATTAAATTATTTTGATGTTGAAAACAGCAATAGCGTTTGTGTGATTGGGAGTGATTTAAAAAAGGCTTTGTTGGATGATGTCAACCCAATAAACAAGACAATTAGCATTAGAGGCGCAAAATTTAAAGTGATTGGTGTACTTAAGGAAAAAGGCTCTACGTTTGGTAATAACCAAGATTTACGAGTGTTGATGCCACTTCAAAAAGCTAGAACTATTTTTACAAATGCAAATATCAACTACAGTTTAAGCGTAAAAACCGATAAAAAAGATATGCTTGAAGGCGCTCAAGACGAAGCCATTGTATTGTTTAGAAATATTAGAGGATTAAACCCAATTGAAGAAAACAATTTTGGAATAGAACGAAGCGACGACCTCATCAACCGTATTGGTGAAATTACAGGCGTGCTGTCTATGGCTGCTTGGATTATAAGTGTTATCACCATTTTTGGGTCGACCATTGCGCTGTTTAATATGATGCTGGTTTCAGTATCTGAGCGTACGAGAGAAATTGGAGTTCGTAAAGCATTGGGAGCAAAAAGCGGAACAATCGCTTTTCAGTTTTTTATTGAAACGATAATTATTGGACAGTTTGGAGGAATTCTGGGTATTTTATTAGGGATTCTTTTAGGGTACGGATTTGCTTACCTTGCAGAGTTTAACTTTGTGATCCCTTGGGCTGCAATGATCTGGGCAAGTATCATCACATTTATCGTCGCTGTGGTTTCTGGTTCTTATCCTGCCATAAAAGCTGCTAAGCTGGATCCTGTGGAGTCTTTGAGATATGAGTAA